Within the Halichoerus grypus chromosome 2, mHalGry1.hap1.1, whole genome shotgun sequence genome, the region gggggtccacAGCTCACCTGGGGTCACAGACACCACAACACGGAAGGTGAGGTCAATCATATAACCTGGGAGCCATGATGTATCGATCCCACACCGGTGTGTTCCTGCATCACCTTCTGTGAGGTTCTCCAAGGTCACTGTGAAGGTGAGGTTTGCAGGATGGTCCCTGATGGACACCCGGCCGCTCCTCACTTCTTTGTCTGACTCTTTGGTCACCACAATATCCCCCAAACATGGGCTCTTGCACCAGTATTTAGCAGTCTCTCTGAATTTCTCCTCATACTGACACTGCACGCTCAGGGATCCCCCCACGGTGCCCGTCACAGAGGTGGGGCCACTCAGACACCAACAGCCTGGAAAACACAGACGAGTGTGGTCAATCACCAGATGGACCTGGGTCAAGGGGATCTGGAGTCATGGTGACCCCAGAGTCCCTCAAGGGCCCTCGGGGTCTATAGTAGAACTTGGCAGGAGACAGGCCTTTTCTGAGACCAGAGGGAGGAGATATAGCTCCCTCCTCACAAAGTGGCACAAGGAGAGGGTGTCCGtggtgtgcgtgcctgtgtgtgtgtgtgatgcactGACATGTCGTTTCTGACTGTGACACTACAGTAATGGTGGTCACAGGCCCCCCCTCTCGTCAGGGCTGCTCTGTGCGGCACAGTAGACACGACTCGCCAGCTGTATGCACTGAATGCTCCTGGTCACTGCTGAGGCAGTGCTGGCCGATCCTAGAATgttctctgctctccctcctccctcccaggtcctgcttccctccccacgGGCTGCACCgcaaccccccctccccctccccctgtctccctccctcccctcaggacACACTTCCCTGCCCAGGCTCAGCCCCGCTCACCTGGGACCTGCAGAAAGAGCAGAGCTACAGGCAGCCATGGCCTCCCGTCTCTCGGGGGCATGTCTGCAGCACAGACGTCACCCACAGCAATGCCGGGCTCCTGAGGGGGGACAATTTTAAGCCTCCTCACAGAGGGTCCAGTCTCCACGGCCCACTTCTAAGTTTTCCCAGGCCTCTTTGCTTCTTCGTCCAGCCAGTCTCCTCTCAATCCTGATGACAGGACAGCTCCTGGTCCAGGACTGGATTGGGATTGCTGTCTCCCTTCCTCAGCCCACAGCTGCTCCTCTCGCTGTCCACACTCGCCCCACACAATGGAGTCACACTGGAGCATTTCCTGCTCAGTGGAATGTCCGCAACCTTGTGACGTGTCACTTCCTTGTGGTCCGGATGGACCATGTCCGGGGTGGAGCGCCAGTAGCCCATCTTCTCAGGCATCGGTGGTGACTGCAAGGGTGTTAGGACCCCCAAGCCTGCCCCTCTAAGCACCCACAGTCCCCATGGGATCCCTGCTCTCCTCTGGCCACACAAGTTGGCACTGTGACCTCAGATGCTTTCAAAGGTCCCATTAGGGTTCTGAGTTCCTAACCAGGGTACAAATCCCCCAGGCTGAGCTTCCCTCCTGTGTGTTTCTCTGTTCTCCAAACATGGACATGGAGCAGCCATTACCAACCCTGTGAGCACCTCACTTTTGAGTCTTTCTTCTTTGGAAAGTCCACTCTACTGAGACTCACAGGGCAGAGTACTGGCAATGGACAAGAGGGTCCAGAGATTGAGGAAGCTGATGGGACCATGGGAACATGTGAAGCTGAGACTGGGCTTCTCCTCTCCATCCAGTGGCACGAGGGACTGTTGTGTAACAAGAGGGTGGTCTGCCAAAACACTGGCTGTTGGTGTCCCTTTTGGGTTCACAGTGGTGACCAGGGACCTCTTCAAGGTGCAGAGTTGGGGGATGGTCCttgccaggaggtggggaggttTGTCTTAACTCAGAGTGGCGTGTTCTCATGACATGATGGGCTTGGGGTGAGTTTATGCTGGAAATGGTAGGGAGGCAGGTTGAGGTGCAGGGCTTGACATCTTGCCTGGGTTAAGCCAGGTCCTCAACTTTGTCATGCACAACCAGGTCTATCAATTTCCCCCTAAACACTCTCTCCCCAGATCTGTTCTTCCTCCACGCTATCTTATCTAGATCAAAGGGAACAATATTCCCAGAGTTATTGCAAGGAGACCCTGTCACCCAGGATTCCTCTCTCTGTCATTCCCCACCAATGCTTCCTCTGGTACTGTCCATCTGCCCATatcccctcttcctcctgacaTTAcaacctttctctctccttttagtGCAAGGGTAGCATCCCTGTTCTTTCAAGTCCCCTCAGGCCTTGTCCTCCCTCTGTTCCACTCTTCAGCAAGAGAGCACTTCAACAAAATCAGGAGTAGCCAATACACCCTTTTGTCCCCTGCTCTTCAGATGAaacccactctccttgcttggcTTACATGGCCTGAGTGGGACCAGCCAATTATGGGTTCTGCATTTCTATCTTGCTCCCCCACCTCAATGTGCCCCGTGCTCCAGCCACAGTACCCATCCTTCCCCAGGGCCTTAGcacctgcttgtccctccccttgGATCTTTGTCCACCTCTTCTCACTGCTTATTCCTTCTTACCCTTTAGATTTCACCTTGGATGCCACTCCCTCAGAAAGTCATCCCTGATCACCCTTTCTAGGGGTCACCCTGTTGTCTCAATTACCAACCCCCATTTGTTTCCTCCGTAGTTCGCCAAACCTTGTTAGTATGTTTCTTTTGGTGGTTTCTATGCATCTCCCCACTAGGATAGAGCTCATATCATAGCAGCAATCTGGGTCTGTTTTTCATCACCGAATGACCCGGTGGCCAACTGCAGTATGGGACAAATGGTCGGCTTATGATAAATGTTTACTTAAAGAGCAAATGAgtgattgagtgaatgaataaagactGAATTGGCTGCAGACATTGGCCCTAAGCAAGTGTGGTCCAAGTAGATTTGATATCTATCGCGGCATTTCAAATACCTGCAAAACCCAGTGGCAGAACACAACATTAATTATCTCACACTTCCTGAGACTCACAAATCTGAGAGTGGCTTATCTGGGTGGTTGTGGCTCAGGATATCTCTTTCACAAAGTTGTGGTCAAGATATTGACCAAGCTATACTCATTGGAAGGCTGGGCTGGCCTGGAGGATCTGCTTCAGAGATGACACGCTCACATGGTTGTTAGCAGGAGTCCTTAGCTCCTCGCCCAGTAGAACTACTTTAGTGTCTTCATGATATGGCAACGAGTTTCTCCCAGAGTGTGTGATCCTAGAAAGAGCAAGGCGTAACatatttatgatttcttcttggaAGTCGTATACCATTGCTTCTGCCATATCTGTGGACCACACACCCACCCTGATACAATgtagaggacccctcccaaggaTGTGGATATCTGATCTGAGTGGTGGCCATGAAAGATACCACTTTCTACAATGTCAGTAAGCTGTGTATTTAGGATATGTGCAATTTCCTGTTCTCGTGTTCCACGccaataaaagaatttaaaaagcaaaaaccaatacGTGAAAGTATACCTCTGAAACTTTGCTTCATTTTTGTGGGGAGGTTTGCTGTTTATTGGTCTTTTCTCACATAGCAAAGAGTTTACGTAATCTCCCCATACCCCGAGCTACCTTGTCAACAGCTCAGTCAACAAACTGACCAGAAGCATATTATAAGTGATGATggcaggattcgaacccagaTTCCTCTGGCACCACTGCTCAAGTGCCTTTCACTCACACCATGACAATGGCAGGCAGAGTGGCCCAGAGccagcaagagggagaagcacctTCTTCAGACCCAGGAAGCAGAATGAGAGGCAGCTGGTGGCATTGTAACCCAAATTGAGAAACTTGACAGGGACTCACTGTTCCCTCAGTCTTCTCAGCCCACCaccatctcttccttctctctctcacttcccctcttCTGAAAACTCTTCAGTTTCTGCAGCTCCTGGCTGAGCTGAGAAGTTGGAAGATCCACCAGGTGAACAGGGCAATTACAACAGCAACTTGACTTTAGGTTTGAGTCCGAGCCCTGAAAGTTAATGTTATGGGTTAACTGGCCATGGGCTGCTCAGATGGGAGATTAtctctgggtgtgtctgggatgatgtttctggatgagatgaCCATCTGAATCCATGGACTCGGTGAGGCAGGTTGCTCTCCCTcaggtgggtgggcctcacccaatcagttgaGGGTCTGAGTAGAAATGGATGACCAGCAGAAGAAGGAGGAATTGGCCCCTTGCTGCCTGATGGCTTCGGCTGGGACATCCATCTTTTCCCACCCTCTGCACTCCTGGATCTCAGACCCTTGAACTTGGAATGAATTCTACCACCAGCCTCTTGGGTACTCCTCAGCTCCCATCACTGTGGGAGCATATTCCTTATAATAAACTcttcatatacatatttttcctaTTGGTTCGGTTTCTCCAgggaaccttgactaatacaggtgTGTATTTGACCCTGTGGCAATTTACTTCTTCAACCCCCAAGCCTGCACATGACGACCTAATTCAAGAAGATCCATATGAGGACTCAAGAGGAAGATCCAAAATCTCACCACTTCCTCTCACCTGCAGGGTGACCTTACATGATATCTCCCAGAGTTGATGGAATGTAGGTGTTTCAAGGGGCTGCTACAGAGAAACGCAGAGTAAAAGCCTAGGATGTCAGCATGCTGAGCATGGAAGTGCATGGGAACCATCCACGCAGTGAACTGGGTCTGTCTTTTGCAAGGGAAAAGAATAATGAAGCAAAGACCAAGTTAAAGGCAAATGTTATTGCTTTTCCTTGGGCTGGAATCAGAAGTATCTGCTTTATTCCTCTTTGGCTTTAGGGTGTCTCTGAAGTTCAGAGAGGCCTGGGACACTTCTGTTTTGTGCAGCTCTCAGCATGTGAAGAAAGGAGAGATGCCAAAGTAGGGTTAAAATTCTGGGATATTTTAGAGTGGGAAGAGATAACTGTTGACTTGGCCCCCACACCAGCCTGGAGGATGCTGAGTCCCACTGCCTGCCTGCACCTGGATCCTCTGGTGCCTCAATCCCTGATGGTGACCCCACGGGCACCAGCTTCTCTCTAGGACACTGGGAGAGGCCCCTGGGCTGTGTACCCATGGCTGAGGGAGATGCTCATGAATCAACTTTTTCATATGTAAATGGTCATAAGGCATAATTAATTGGGCTATAAAAATGATTCctcaattaaaatgttaatttactTGCAGTTTGGTAGGAATAAAACATATGTATAAATAGTAGGATGAACGTTTATGTCAGCACAGCCCTGTGATTGTATAGAGAATTCAATTTAGAGATAATATAAAGACTACTTTTGAGGTTTGTCATGGGATGCAGGCCAGAGCCAAAGGACAGACCTCTCTCCTCACTACAAGGTtgaccctcccaccccaacctcctGCCCATTTCTGCTCATCTCTTTTGGTCCTGGCAACTCTGTCTCCTTGTTTCTCATCCCCTCGGCCACCTTTCCTTAAACCTTGCTGGCCCTGATCATAGTTAGTCTTGAAAGAGCTGCTTccccgtctgccttcggctcaggtcatgatcccagggtcctgggatcgagcccggcatcgggctccctggtccactgcggggagcctgcttcttctccctctgcttgctgctccccctgcttgtgctctctctctctctgtcaaataaataaataaaatcttaaaaaaaaaaaaagaaagagttgctTCCCTCACTCAGGAACAATAAGAGGAAACATTGTCAGTTGTCACCACACCAAGTTGCCAGCCAGCTGACCATGTTCAGGAGGGGGCACTGAGTCTCTCTACCCCTTCCAGCAGGTAAGAAATCCAGAAGAGCCATGTGGTCGCTGcttctcaataaagctgaagcCCTGGGCTAGAGTCAGATGTGTCCTGTCTTTCTGCCTGGTTGTATTCCCTCTTTCGGGCACAGGTGGTTAGGGCCCTGACTTATTCTAGTCTGTACTACCCTTTGGGCTCCAGGCCCCTGGTTGCACCTTGAGCTCTGGACCTGTGAATGTCTGGTCTCACCTCTAGATGGCCCCAAGGGAGACACAGTGATTCCTAAGCCAACAGCTCAGGCTGATGAGCAGGATGGGACTTGGGGAGTGGAGCAGGCTGTAGGACTCAGCCTGAGGAGGAAAGGTCATCAGGATTCAGTGGGTCTAGTTCTAACCCCTGGGTGGCCAGGATCAGAGTATTTGAATCATCCAGGGGGACTCAGCAGCTGAGAAGCAATCCTGTTAGagtacaattatttttaagtccTTAAAGAGGGTCCGCCCAGAAGTTCTGCAAATGGCCACTATCGTCATCTTTTGGTGGCTTGAAGAAGTGCCACAGGTATGCTCTGGTTGATACCTTCATTCTCATCAGGAGGTTGGGAACCAGAAATGCCTTTTgtacaaaccaaaagagactcttcatcataggaaacaaactgaggttttctggaggggagtgggtggggggacggggtaactcggtgatggacattaaggagggcacgtgatgtaatgagcactgggtattgtgtAAGACAGATGACTCACTAACACCtaaatctgaaactaataatacattatatgttaattaatcaaatttaaataaaaatttttaaaaaaagaaatgccttttgTACTTGAGTATCAGGCCTGTCATgatccctccagctccctgctgacAGACGGATGGAGCTCAAGGAAATTCTGGAGCCCCatggaaaaaagatatttggTTTTCAGTCAGAGAGATTAGAGCTCAGGtttagggagaattgacatctatttattcaaattttctttgatttctgtcaTCAGCGTTTTGTCATTTTTGGCATCCATATCCAGGAcatattttgttaagtttatacctaaacatttcattttctttggagaaagtgGAAACggaatgcattttaaatgttGGCTTGCATATATTCACTTGTTAGCATATGGAAATGTGATTGACTTGTGTGGGTTAATCTTGTATCCCATGACCTGATGAACTCACCTCTTAGTTCTATGAGGTTTT harbors:
- the LOC118527276 gene encoding CMRF35-like molecule 6 isoform X1 produces the protein MPPRDGRPWLPVALLFLQVPGCWCLSGPTSVTGTVGGSLSVQCQYEEKFRETAKYWCKSPCLGDIVVTKESDKEVRSGRVSIRDHPANLTFTVTLENLTEGDAGTHRCGIDTSWLPGYMIDLTFRVVVSVTPGPSSVRPTSTPGLHRTLPVPTWGTATLQETPNSSQHPGPSLESHPVEDQASKGAERSLLSSIYFWVVPLLLSLLSAVL
- the LOC118527276 gene encoding CMRF35-like molecule 6 isoform X2; protein product: MPPRDGRPWLPVALLFLQVPGCWCLSGPTSVTGTVGGSLSVQCQYEEKFRETAKYWCKSPCLGDIVVTKESDKEVRSGRVSIRDHPANLTFTVTLENLTEGDAGTHRCGIDTSWLPGYMIDLTFRVVVSVTPGPSSVRPTSTPGLHRTLPVPTWGTATLQETPNSSQHPGSLLSSIYFWVVPLLLSLLSAVL